From a region of the Clupea harengus chromosome 9, Ch_v2.0.2, whole genome shotgun sequence genome:
- the LOC116221812 gene encoding olfactory receptor 51I2-like, producing MENGSHPFYFYLTMYKDQKNFRYIYFTLVLILYFVILSMNTLIILVIFLERALHQPMYILIACLSVNSLYGSTGLIPKMLADLLLDTHAVSRPACFIQILVIYTYGSYEFTILTIMAYDRHVAICKPLKYHSIMTTRTLAIMVAFAFLYPLCAIGSNVSLAFRLPLCGNELRKLYCSNWSVVQLSCIQTTMNNIVGIIITVVTVFLPLFFILYSYVQILVICQRNSSEFKRKALHTCLPHIVTFVNYSIAVFCEIIFSRYELPDVVAVILSLEFLIIPPVLNPLVYGFNFPEIHRRIFLLLTSTKISMTP from the coding sequence ATGGAAAATGGATCTCACCCATTCTACTTTTATCTCACTATGTACAAAGATCAGAAGAATTTCAGATATATTTATTTCACCTTGGTATTGATATTGTACTTTGTTATTCTTTCTATGAATACACTGATTATACTGGTCATATTTCTTGAAAGAGCGTTACATCAGCCTATGTATATCTTAATTGCTTGTCTGTCAGTCAACTCTCTTTATGGTTCCACTGGTTTAATTCCGAAGATGTTAGCTGATCTTCTCTTAGACACTCATGCAGTATCTCGTCCTGCATGTTTCATACAGATTTTAGTCATCTACACATATGGTTCATATGAATTTACTATTTTAACAATAATGGCTTATGATCGGCATGTAGCAATTTGCAAACCCCTGAAATATCACAGTATCATGACGACAAGGACACTTGCCATCATGGTTGCTTTTGCTTTTCTATATCCATTGTGTGCAATTGGTTCCAATGTTAGCCTAGCCTTTCGGTTACCTTTATGTGGTAACGAGTTAAGAAAACTGTATTGTAGTAACTGGTCTGTTGTTCAACTTTCTTGTATTCAAACTACAATGAACAATATAGTTGGAATTATTATCACTGTAGTAACGGTTTTTCttccattgttttttattttgtattcctaTGTTCAAATTCTTGTTATTTGCCAAAGGAACTCCTCGGAGTTCAAAAGAAAAGCCTTGCACACATGTCTTCCACACATTGTGACTTTTGTCAATTACTCAATAGCTGTATTTTGTGAAATAATTTTTAGTCGTTATGAACTTCCAGATGTGGTGGCTGTGATCCTATCTCTGGAATTTCTTATTATACCGCCAGTTTTAAATCCTCTTGTTTATGGGTTTAATTTTCCAGAAATACACAGAAGAATCTTTCTTCTCTTAACATCCACCAAAATATCAATGACTCCTTAA